The proteins below come from a single bacterium genomic window:
- a CDS encoding glutamate synthase-related protein — protein sequence MATIKVNELNKDELLWQIEYNSDRCTMCGKCAAACPFNAIEASVEKRRKVISEDLTPVPKVKFQTIPVIKQNINIQNFCRGCGICEKVCPNEAIKPVRNPDEKFAMKVRAYTGDSYKRGGRSNLHTSPRALDKIKIGRISQMTDPSLDAQRHTFEMLAPFGRVLPPEQIPFQNLNGHLELNTNLPPVRWIYPIILGDMSIGALSGRMWEALAIATAYMNEELGIPIRMCSGEGGMPIRLLKSRYLKYMILQIASGHFGWNRIINAMPDMVEDPAGVLIKIGQGAKPGDGGLLQAKKVARHIQEIRGVPKADLLSPPNHQGLYSIEESVQKMFLSLNAAFKFRVPVAIKVSASVTSISVYNNLLRDPYNIVGGFFLDGIFGGTGAAHEISLNHTGHPILSKLRDCYLGAVHQGKQGQIPLWAAGGLGMHGNLAADAFKMICLGANGVFTGKLLLQIAGCVGNDYGKCNACNTGLCPVGICTQNPVLVKRLDIDKVAENIVNYFIATDQEIKKLMAPIGNSSLPVGRSDALVTTDSSIAEKLKIQYAC from the coding sequence ATGGCAACAATAAAAGTAAATGAACTTAATAAAGACGAGTTATTATGGCAAATAGAATATAATTCCGACAGATGCACAATGTGCGGAAAATGCGCGGCCGCATGTCCTTTTAATGCTATAGAAGCTTCTGTTGAAAAAAGAAGAAAAGTAATAAGCGAAGATTTAACGCCTGTTCCAAAAGTAAAGTTTCAAACAATACCTGTAATTAAACAAAATATTAATATACAAAATTTTTGCCGTGGTTGTGGAATTTGCGAAAAAGTCTGTCCAAATGAAGCTATTAAACCTGTAAGAAATCCCGATGAAAAATTTGCCATGAAAGTAAGAGCATATACTGGAGATTCTTATAAAAGGGGCGGAAGAAGCAACTTGCACACTTCACCAAGAGCTCTTGATAAAATTAAAATTGGTCGTATCTCCCAAATGACTGATCCTTCTCTTGATGCTCAAAGGCATACTTTTGAAATGCTTGCTCCGTTCGGAAGGGTGCTTCCCCCTGAACAAATACCTTTTCAAAATTTAAACGGGCATTTGGAGCTTAATACCAACTTGCCTCCCGTAAGATGGATTTATCCGATAATTCTCGGGGATATGTCAATTGGCGCGCTTTCAGGCAGGATGTGGGAAGCTCTTGCAATTGCTACCGCTTATATGAACGAAGAACTCGGAATCCCTATCCGCATGTGTTCAGGAGAAGGCGGTATGCCTATAAGACTGTTGAAATCAAGATATTTAAAATATATGATTCTTCAAATAGCTTCAGGCCATTTTGGCTGGAATAGAATTATAAACGCAATGCCGGATATGGTAGAAGACCCGGCTGGTGTTCTTATTAAAATAGGGCAGGGGGCAAAACCAGGTGATGGCGGACTTTTACAGGCAAAAAAAGTTGCCAGGCATATTCAGGAAATCAGAGGCGTTCCAAAAGCTGATCTTCTCAGTCCGCCAAACCATCAGGGACTTTATTCCATTGAAGAAAGCGTTCAGAAGATGTTTCTTTCCTTAAATGCCGCATTTAAGTTTAGAGTTCCTGTTGCAATCAAGGTTTCTGCAAGTGTAACAAGCATTTCTGTATATAATAATCTTTTAAGAGATCCATATAATATTGTCGGCGGATTTTTCCTCGATGGTATTTTCGGTGGAACGGGCGCTGCACACGAAATTTCACTTAACCACACAGGTCATCCGATACTTTCAAAGTTAAGGGATTGCTATCTGGGGGCAGTGCATCAGGGAAAACAGGGACAAATCCCTCTCTGGGCAGCAGGCGGACTTGGCATGCATGGAAATCTTGCAGCTGATGCCTTTAAAATGATTTGTCTTGGTGCAAATGGCGTATTTACAGGCAAATTATTGCTTCAAATTGCAGGATGTGTAGGCAATGATTATGGAAAATGCAATGCCTGCAATACAGGACTTTGTCCTGTAGGAATTTGCACGCAAAATCCCGTACTTGTGAAGCGACTTGATATTGATAAAGTTGCCGAAAATATTGTAAATTATTTCATAGCAACAGATCAGGAAATCAAAAAGCTTATGGCTCCTATCGGAAACAGTTCTTTGCCTGTTGGTCGCTCAGATGCACTTGTTACAACTGACAGCAGTATTGCGGAAAAACTTAAAATCCAGTACGCATGCTAG